Within Schaalia sp. HMT-172, the genomic segment ACGCGTGCGCACCTACATCAACAGCGGCAACCTCCTCTTCGAGGCCGAGGCCTCGCGCGAGGACGTGGCCCAGAGGGTCGAGGACCTCCTGGCGAGCCGCTACGACTTCCCGATCCGAGTGGCACTCCTGACGGCGCAGGACTATCTCGAGGAGCTACACAACCTGCCCGACTGGTGGCACGGCGATGTAGCACGCCGAGATGCCCTGTTCTACACGCGTGGACTGGACCGAGACCACGTGCGCCAGCGCATCGAGGCCATGGAACTGGGCGACGAGGCCGTTTATTTCGGTGAGCACGCCGTGTTCTGGGGCAAGTTTCACGAGAAGGAATTCCTCAAGACCGCCTACCACAAGCGCCTCCTGCGCGAGGACTTCTACCGCGAGGTGACGATCCGCTCCGGCTCGACGGTCGAGAAGATCGCGGCGATGCTCGCGCGGGAGTGAGACGACGCCCGCTCGGCGGCATCGGCGAGGCCCCAGCGAGTGTGGGCGCGGTGTGCGTGAGGGGGGGCGTCGTGCTGCCAGGCGCCGTGATCGCAGGGTTCCCCAGAAATGTCGCATGCAATTCCCTTGCCTGTATTTCAAGGT encodes:
- a CDS encoding DUF1697 domain-containing protein, which codes for MEYVALLRGINVGGTNKVVMSELREQVAAAGFGRVRTYINSGNLLFEAEASREDVAQRVEDLLASRYDFPIRVALLTAQDYLEELHNLPDWWHGDVARRDALFYTRGLDRDHVRQRIEAMELGDEAVYFGEHAVFWGKFHEKEFLKTAYHKRLLREDFYREVTIRSGSTVEKIAAMLARE